TTCAATAAACATCATAAAGATACGAGATCAGATGTTTTAGATACTGAATTCAGGGAAGAGTATTTCAGGCTTGAAAAAACAATGATCGATAACACCAGATAGTGTCTACACTAATCAAGTGTGGATGGCAGCACAAATGGTAATGCGGCGCACATGAACGACGGTAATGTAAAAAGCTTTTATATGTTATTTTCCGGATAGCAATTATGGACGAAGGTTGTGTTATAGCAGATCAAAAAACTTATAATAGAGCAGTTTTTCCTTTGTGCCGATACCGCTATAGATTTTTCTCTGTGCCTCCGATGCGCTAATAGAATTCATATTTGTTAAAGCTGTGAAAATACCTGTATAATTGTCTTTGAATCTGAATTGCGGTGGAGGCTTGGTATGTCGAAACGAAATGTTTACTTCTTTTTTAAAGGGATGCGCGACGCGATACCCATACTGCTTGGATATCTGGCGGTCGGCTTCACTCTCGGCATCGGCGCGAAAAACGCCGGGCTCACTCCGATCCAGGCCTTCGTCAGCTCTCTGACGCAGAACGCATCGGCGGGGCAGTTCGCGGGCTACACTCTGATAGCGGCAGGCGCCGGCTATCTGGAGCTCGCCGTCATGATAATGGTCGCGAACGCGCGCTATCTGTTGATGTCCTGCGCGATCAGCCAAAGGATAGCGCCGGACACCCCGCTCTATCACCGCATGCTGATGGCCTTCGACCTCACCGACGAGATATTCGGCCTCTCGGTGCTGCAGCCGGAGCGCCTCAATCCCTTCTACGTCTACGGAATGTTCGCTTCGGCTATGCCGGGCTGGGCGTTCGGCACATTCTTCGGCGTGATCGCCGGCAACGCTCTTCCACAGAGGGCGGTCACCGCCCTCAGCGCGGGGCTCTTCGGCATGTTCATAGCGATAATAATCCCGCCGGCCCGCAAAAATCCGGTCGTCGCCCTTCTGATAGCCCTTTCGATGGGCGCGAGCTTCGCCCTCTCGCGCTTCAACGCGCTCGGCCTCTCGACCGGCACGCGCACGATAGCGCTTACAGTCGTGATATCCACAGCGGCGGCGTTCATCTTCCCGCTGAAGGAGGAGGGCCCCGATGGCGCGTAATATCTACATTTATCTGCTGATAATGGCGGGCGTGACCTATGCGATCCGCGTGCTGCCGCTGACCGTCATACGCCGCGAGATAAAGAACAGGCGCATTCGCGCGTTCCTATATTACGTTCCCTATGTGACGCTCGCGGTCATGACCTTCCCTGCGATAATCGACGCTACGGGAAGCGCCGTCACGGCGATTTCGGCGCTCGCCGCCGCGACGGCGCTCGCCTGGTTCGGCGGCAGCCTGCTGCAAGTATCGCTGCTAGCCTGCGCAGTCGTCTTTCTTCTGGATCTGATGATCCGTTAGTTAGCTTCCGGCACGGCGCTGAGGCGACTGCGGACACCCTTTCCCATATCGTACATCCGCTTTGCGAACGGAAAATCCTACGTTATCTCGTTGGAAATGTGCATATGCCCATTGACATAATGTGCATATGCACGTATAATTATCACACCAGGAAGGGGTGCGAGCGATGCCGGCAAACACAAAATGCCGTCGAGTGTGCATGAGGCCGCCCTTCGAGCGTTTCGCGCCGGAAGGCGCCGCTGAGAGCGTACGGATATCTCTTGAAGAGCTCGAGGCTCTGCGCCTCTGCGATCTCGAAGGGCTCGACCAGGAGCTCGCGGCGCGCCGCATGGAGGTTTCCCGCGGCACGCTGCAGCGGATAATCTATTCGGCGCACGCGAAGGTCGCGGAGGCTTTGTGTCGCGGCAAGTGCATCGAGATAGGCGGCGGGAATTTCGAGTTCGCCGCCGGCTGGTGCGGCGGAAGGCCTCGCTGCGCGCTGTGCCCCTTTTGGAGCGAAAGCGAGCGGGTGCTCGCGGAAAGGATGAAGAATATCGTGAAAGATGGACGGATAGCGGTAACGGAGGAGAACGGAGAGGTGTTCCAGCATTTCGGACACACGAGGTATTTTGCCCTTTATGAGATCAAGGACGGGGCCGTCGCGAAGAAGAGCACGCTAGACGCGGAGGGCAGCGGGCACTCGGCGCTCGGCGGCTTCCTGCGCGACAACGGCGTAGATCTGCTGATATGCGGAGGCATCGGCTCAGGCGCGAGGAATTTCTTAGCGGATCAGCACATCGAGCTTATCGCGGGGATCAGCGGCCCGACCGACGAGGCGGTCAAAAAATTCCTCGCCGGCGATCTGCACGACGACCCGGCGGGAAGCTGCGACCATCACAGCCACGACGCACCTGCCGGCGAATGCCGCGGCTGTGGTCAAGAAAGACACAGACACGGCTGCAATTGATTCAGCGAAGGTCGAGATAAAGAAGCGGAAGGCGCCCGGCGCTTCCGCTTCTTTGCTGTGAATCTTAGGTGTACGATACAAAAGGCCGGCGGCGCGCAAATTTTCGCGCGTC
Above is a genomic segment from Synergistes jonesii containing:
- a CDS encoding AzlC family ABC transporter permease yields the protein MSKRNVYFFFKGMRDAIPILLGYLAVGFTLGIGAKNAGLTPIQAFVSSLTQNASAGQFAGYTLIAAGAGYLELAVMIMVANARYLLMSCAISQRIAPDTPLYHRMLMAFDLTDEIFGLSVLQPERLNPFYVYGMFASAMPGWAFGTFFGVIAGNALPQRAVTALSAGLFGMFIAIIIPPARKNPVVALLIALSMGASFALSRFNALGLSTGTRTIALTVVISTAAAFIFPLKEEGPDGA
- a CDS encoding AzlD family protein, whose translation is MARNIYIYLLIMAGVTYAIRVLPLTVIRREIKNRRIRAFLYYVPYVTLAVMTFPAIIDATGSAVTAISALAAATALAWFGGSLLQVSLLACAVVFLLDLMIR
- a CDS encoding NifB/NifX family molybdenum-iron cluster-binding protein, translated to MPANTKCRRVCMRPPFERFAPEGAAESVRISLEELEALRLCDLEGLDQELAARRMEVSRGTLQRIIYSAHAKVAEALCRGKCIEIGGGNFEFAAGWCGGRPRCALCPFWSESERVLAERMKNIVKDGRIAVTEENGEVFQHFGHTRYFALYEIKDGAVAKKSTLDAEGSGHSALGGFLRDNGVDLLICGGIGSGARNFLADQHIELIAGISGPTDEAVKKFLAGDLHDDPAGSCDHHSHDAPAGECRGCGQERHRHGCN